AACCATCCAGTTTCGATTCCCTATTGAGTTTATTTTGGAAATTCGGGAAAAGAAGATCCTTATCATGAACAATCAACCTTCGGacaccaaatttttttatttttaaacaaaagatatattttgattaaaaacgtttttttttttagatgtttTTATTGAACTTAGGATAAATAAGGTGGtccattaaaaatatgtttcagaataatatttttggaagagttatttttaaaaatttattttaatttttgtgtggCTTTATTGTTTGTTACAAAAATAGGATGCGTGTGCTAATTTTTCATCTTTAGTAATTCAAGTGTGCAATGTatcattttattagtttaggttataatataaaagaaaaattctacttattatctCATGCATCACACATCATcatgtgatttatcatttttgttcttatatttaaacacatatatattgatgtgtaaatatgcgtgtttaaataaaatgataaaaatgataaatcatatTATAGTGTATGTGGAGATGATAAATAGCATTTCTCGAGGAAAAGCGAAAGTTTGTATTCAAACATGAGATTTGACTTTGCTTTTGTGAAGAAAGTAACAACATAGAAGAAGCGAAGTCTTTTTCTTGAATGTTCTGcaattattagtttttattgTTGTGTTTCTTTTTGTTGGATCCAAGACCTTTCCACTTGAATATTGCAGATAATAATTGCAGAACATTAGCAAAACTCTTGACCCAGAGCTGGAAAAGATTGAATCAAGACAAATTATTTGGAAAAACCGTTGCTTTTTAATCCAGGAAAAAGGATTTGACTAGTTTACTGAATTGTGTCTTCTCAAGTTTACCTGCAATCCTGTTTACTTACCAGTATGGTCAGAAATTCTAACCTAGTACCAATTTCTCTCTTTGATTTGGAACATTCAGCTTCTGATAATCAATGAATTCGACAAAGCATCGGTTTtagaaagttgaagaaaaaagaataatcaATCATCAGGGATGAGAAACAGATTTTTCCCTCTATCCTACAAAAGCATTTGTTGAATTTCTATCTTATCCAAtgaaaaaataagttttgttCATCTAATGTTACAAAAAGAATAATCACAAACGAAAATGAACAAATCCTTGGTTAGGATGTACATACTCATGCTCAATTGTAGGCAATGTTCGAGTGACAGCTGCTGTAGGAGCTCTCACATGTCCAACCATAGAAACTTGTAAAGCTTCTTCTTCATAGGCCCTTCTCTCCATCTCTTCCATTCTTGATTTCTTCTTTACCTTCACAAACAATGCCACCAGAAGCAAACCCAAAAGAAAAGCACCCAGTGCAGCTCCTACTGAACTTCCAACCACCACTTTCCACCGGCTAATCTTTTTTCTTAACAGCTCTGGTGGCGTCTCAATGACCAATCCAAAATGGCCATGTCTCCTTGCAACACACACATATGGTGATACCTGATTTGCTAGTGTGACTTTTCCATCACTCTCAAAACTAGCACAATATGGGATATTTCCCTGTATCTCGGCTAACTTTGTGGTGTTGCTGAAATCTACTGTGATGGGCTTTTCTCCTGCAAGAATTTCAAGCTCAAAAGGGTTGCTAAAGTTCATGTTGGACCCAGCATTATAAGCTAGAAGACCTAGAACAGGGGAAACAAGTTGGTACCCAGAGATATCATAATTAGCATAGAATGTGGAAGACCAGTTATACCCCAAGTTTTGTCTAACTATCATGACTCTCTCCACGCATGAATGCACAGTCACTCCAATATTTAGATGGAATTCCTTAACCTGTGCACCGTATCTTCGGAGACTACCACATCTGAATCTCACCATGTCGACCCTGATGCCGGACAAGTTTGACGGTAAATGTACAGTGTGCAATGTTCCAGTCCGAAAGTGTTTATGGTAGGCCTTGAACGTGTAATCTCTAATGTAAAGATCGAGAACATGAGCTGATTTGATCTCTTGAGCTTCAGATTTTATTGATGCAGACGATGCCCACGAGAGAATTATGAACGTGAGAGGGAAGAGGGAGCCCATATGAACTTGTTTTACAAGACGTTGGATGTAAAACTGTAATACCTGTACGGTTGTTCCTGATACTCTCGGGCTTCGATGTGCATAGCAGTGCGATTTTTCCTGATCTTCTGAAGCTGGCAGATTGAAAGAAGAGCTTGAAATGTGTAAAAACAAAATCTCGATTAGCTTCTTTTCTTGCAGATGTAACGGGAGTGAGGTCGCAAAGAGGACAGTTTGGATGTTTCCGGTAATTTACATAGCAGAAAAGCTTTGATAGATTAAAGagtagggaaaaaaaagagaaaaaagttcTGGTTTTGTTTCTATATCATGTCAAGAGCAGGAGAGAATATACCTTAGGTGGCTGTGACACTAATCGATAAGAAATAGACTGCCTGTTGTTTTAGAAGAGGTGGGGTTAGGAAGAACTAGCAAAATGGATCTTGTATTGTGGAAATGCAGCATAACTTCTGTTGGTCTGTCTTTGAATGAAAGTTTTTAGGTGGCAGAAGGGCTAAGTTCATACGACGAAGGATGGGAGATATGATTATGGAGCGTgggctgatgatgatgatgatacttCATGGCAAAAGGCAATGGAAAAGGGGGCTTGGCGTGCTTAGAGAAAGAAATTGAGGGCATTCTTCACCTAGCATAGGGGCTCCAGTGCTCCTAATTGTGTTTGGTAACATGTCTGCCACTTGGAACAACTTTGTGGGTATCATGTTAGCCACCATGGCATTCCATATGTTTTCCCTTTAATGCTCCCCTTACATGAAGTATTCACATGGGGTGTCAACCAAGAAGTACTAAAAAATGTCTGGAATTTTAATGCCAATCAATCCTTCATTGCACTGATTACATCCTCTGATGTTACTTCACAAAATCAATATTGCTGAAGACATATATGTCATCTAATTGGGCATATGTGATACTGTTATTTTTCGTGTTTgtttttaatacataaatagCAAAAAAAAGTTGGTTGGTCTGATGAAACCGGGAACGAAATGATACATAGCATCTACTGTTTTGTCGGTTGCATTAGAACATCTCCTTCTCCAACCTCTTGAGTTGACTTTAAGTTAGGAGGAAATTGGACTCTTGGCACTTCTCAAATCATTCAGTTatatcaatgatttaatgacAAGATGGTTTAACCTCATACAACCTCAAAGAAATTACCAACCACATTAGTTGGCATTTCGAGtaatattgataaaattgaCAAGAAAGCCATAATAATACTCTTGGCAATTGGCATGTCTCATGAGCATCTGATCTCATGGCAGCAGGTGAAAATTCACCTCTGGTAAAGGAGCAGTCACATAACGAGACAGTGAGATTCTCCATAAACGAAGTGACTAACAAAATACTGTAGTGTActgaaaaacaagaagaagaggagCCATTTGTGAAAGAATTTACATCAATGGAAGTTCACATTGGTTTTGTAAGTCAATCCCACAGCCCAGTTTGCAGGAGCAACATTCCAGGCAATTATAGTCTCCTTTGTTGTGTAGGAGATGATCTTGAAAGAAAGAGATTGGCTTCCCAGAGTTGCAAAAGCTTGGTACGAAGCTCCCCGGTTATGGCTCATGCTTATCCACCCTGTTTTGCTTCCTTTCACCCACATCTGAGTTATATCTCCTCCACCTCCCACGTTCATTACATACCCCAGCAACCAAAACGCGTTTCCTTGGAAAGAAAATCGAAGCTCATTGCCCATTCAGCTGGGATTCTTTAGCTATTATTCAGAATCATACACCATAAAAGTAATATTCTTTTTAACGGGAAAGATTTGAATTCAAAATGTATTTTCAGATCTAACCCACTTAATTTTTGCTAACTAAATCGCAAggacacattaaaaaaaaaaaagtgaaatcctTTCCTTTGGTGGGAAATTTATCTAACTACCTGCGGTACACAACAGGGACAATGCCGGCCTTCCACTGAGCAATCTTCATGAAAGCAGGCTTGGACATGTCGAAGTGGACACGTGGTGGGTTGCACCACCCACCATTGTTGGAGTCCTGAGACCAGTTTGGAGGGCAGAGGTTTGTAGCTGTGACTCTGGTGAATGGGACCCCACTAAAGCACCACTTGGATTGGTAGCACTTTATCTGGTAACAGCTCCCACAAGCGTACCCATTGTCGAACAGAGTTGAGCTCAAGGCTACTGTATCTGTTCCATATCCATTTGCAAACAAATTTCCATACCCACAAGCTCCCCCTGTAAACCCACTTCAAGTAACGGCAACCAATTAATTTTctgcattatttttttccatcaaattggaaatgataagaaaatgttattcattatatttttaataatcatCAATTCATCACCTatgtgacattaaatgattaacagataaatgaaaaataacaaataattttctACTTAGATGTCATGTTATAACGGTAATTAAAAACATTGATCATTTAGTGACAGCATAAATGTATTAAAACTTGTTTTATGTTCTTTTCCGgttaaaaattcattttccataaagggatcttataaaaaaaaccttTAATCTTTTAAAATCAACGTTAACATAAAGTAGATATGACATATCATAAAGTAGAAGAAATATCATGATTACTCTTTAAGGATTGGAGACACAAAGTAAATTAATAGTTTCTGATATTACATCTCAAATACTATTTTTGTGTTGTGGAAGaacttaataataaaaacaaggagCCGAAATAGAGTTCCTACGTAtgtatgaaatattattttaaaaaatattaaaagaataaaatgacgcATTGACTCTAAATTTATGGTTTGATTTTAAAGGCCATATGGCCGGGTCAGGCCGGCCGGCCTTGTCTTAACGGTGGATTTATAAAGTAGTCAACTTAATACCATGCCCCACAAgctaagtatatatatatttttgatatattttctctattttaaagGCTGGAAATTATGACAGTCAGGTCACGGCCTTTGACATAAATTGTGAAATTGTTCTATAAACTATAAAATTGAGAAgaagtttaatatttttgtatttatttaagaAAGTAATAAAGTTTTGTCatcataattttgtttttgtcgTCCTTAACtctatatgaaataattttccataataaaaattgagtaatactacatatagtTATGGGGTACATAAATACTGTGCatcagttttaaaaaaagtgaggtctagtagtattaaaaaattatttttttcatgtgggtcctgtatttattcactttttttaaagtgattatacgatatttacatACTCACGActgcaagtatcatttctcttagAAGAAAGTCCCCTCAATTCTTTAAAGCTGAATGGAAAATAGAGTGTCGTAATAGGAGTGTGTACCGATTTTGTCAGAGTTGGAATCCCAAAATTTGGCTCAACTTTGATttcataatgaaaaaatatttacatcatCCCATATcacatattttacatattcaatattatttttattttattttattcttgttaaactaattaagttattctacttattatccatacattacatatttattataggaaaaatgaaaaaaaatattaaaataattgtaatgagtggtgtgtgatgtgtagaataatAAGTAGAATTACTCTTACATTAAATGTCTCAAGGTTGAAGCTCCTCTAAAACCCGCCCCTAATATTCCTCCAACTTAGAATGAAGTATTGAGATTAAGCTTCGTTTTCACTATctatcttaactcatctcatcattataaaactttctcatattatcacataaaataaaataaacaattcaaattttttaaattttaaaataaaaataatattaaaaaatttataatttaataatattttattcaacttttaattttaatctcaactctTCTCAACTTATCTGCAAAAACAAACGATAAATCTTATCAATTATTGCCATTTTACAGTGGCGTATAGCTTATAACATTTGAAAATAATGACAAAGCCTTTTATGCGAACCAGTTGTACCGACCTAATTAATGACAAGTATAGTTTATATTAAGtcaataatatttcatatagGGTAACGGTAGATCTAGTTTTAGGGTTTGTAAGTTTCGggtattttcttgaaaaaagaaTGAGACACAACATTAAAAGAtagatttgttttatattaacaATACTACGCATGACTCATGcacatatataaatcattttcctttcatatataaaattgaaTGAAAACTCAGTTTGGTTGATATCAGGTACGGACTGCTTGCTGGccccaatttttcatttttgtttaatttgtgTTTCTACAATATTGGGATTATTCGTAATATTGAAATAAGAATAGTGATAGACACATaatctttttcataatttcttatCCCACcgtattttaaaatgagaatatttttataaaatgatgatacttttatataaaatgatgatagttttataagttattttacataaatttctttcatttaatgTAAATGGTTTCAAGCAGCTAGCCTAATAGTTATTACGAATGCAAGATGCAAGAGTAATAGGTCTTGGTTCGCGCGCACTTTATCAAATTAATGAAAAGAACGTCGAAATCTAGAAAAATGAGTTTCGATCGAGACAGAGAATTTAACACACACCATGATTTGGGGTTTTGGGGATAAAGATCTCTCTCATTCTATTCTTTGATTGGTTTAGACCAAATGATCATCCATCACCAACTTAATACATATTtcttgttgagtactgtggagtctggtccacaccgctcgaacggaggcattggccgttcaaacgaaatcaggcagagtcgaacgctcgatgttagctcgacagtgagctcaagCAGGAggctttcgctcgagcgaaggcattggccgcttgagcgaagttaggcagagttgaacgctcgatgtcagctcgacagtgaacTCAAgcaggatgcggaagggaagttcgctcgacgcgcgctcgacacgccgcttgagtgaacatgcatttttagggtttccaccgtttgaactatatatatgatgttttactTCATATGGCCGATTACTGTTGACACGAAAACACTGCGGACGAACAGTGTTGAGAttcatcttgtagtgtgatattcctcaataataaaatcctctgtagctctcgtggacgtaggcaatttgccgaaccacgtacatcttgtgtcgtgtgtgattgcatgtgtgattgtttttctcgttcgttattatttttcaattcattgtcatcatttttcacaacaattggtatcaagaggcaaggttcgggtctgaggagaaacgatgactagagatgaattgaaggtattggggatcgagaagtttgatggcacggattttggatactagAGGATGcaaatagaggactacctctatgggaagaaacttcatcttccactattggggtaGCAACcagaaaagatggatgatgcaaattggaacctgttggatcgacaggttctagGGGTTATttgattaaccctgtcgagatccgttgcacacaacgtcatcaaggagaagacgattGCGGATCTCATGAtagctttgtcaggtatgtatgaaaagccgtcagcaaataacaaggtacatctgatgaaaaagttattcaatttgaaaatggcagatggtacgtctgttgcacaacatctgaatgattttaatactatcacaaatcaattgtcgtctgttgaaattgaatttgatgatgagatacgtgcactgatattgttggcttcactgccaaatagttgggaagccatgagaatggctgttagtaattctgctgataaaactaaattgaaatatgatgatattcgtgatttgattttggctgaggaggtgcgcaggaaagattcaggcgagacctcgggtttgagtttagtcctaaatgttgactctcgagggagatcacatgacagaaACTCAAACAgatgaagatcaaaatcaaagtacaggggcaagagcaagtcgaggcctgatcagcaggcaacttgctcgaattgtggcaaagctggccacataaaaaaaaaactgcaaaaaccccaagaagatggagaatgatagtgctaatgtggtaactgaagaagtacaggatgcactattgcttgcaattcatagtccagttgatgactggatattggattcaggggcttccttccatacatcttcccaccgggagctaatgcggaactatgttgcagataattttgggaaggtatatttagctgatggtgaggctttgaacgtagtggggatgggagacattgacattgcactccctggcaagaacaaatagaccttgcaaaaggtcaggcatattcctgagttgaagaagaacctcatttctgttaggcagctcgatgagtgtggtcattcagtggtgttctcagatagcacttggaaggtcacaaaaggggtattggtactagctcggtaagaaaactggtacactgtatatgactactggtttaattgacactattgctactaccgttgctgagagcacagcagatttgtggcattgcaggcttggccatatcagtcagaagggcatgacggaacttctgtctagaggcaagctaccagaactgaagacagttgatctcagtatgtgtgagagttgtgtgatggggaaacaaaagaagatcagcttcttgaaaagtgacaggacgcctaagacaggaagacttgatcttgtgcacacagatgtgtggggtccttccctaGTGGCAtttcttggaggttctcgctattatgttacgttcattgatgaccatagtaggaagatatgagtttattttttaaaacataaatttgaagtatttaatgttttcaaaatttggaaagccatggttgagacagagacagacttgaaactgaagtgtttgaggtctgataatggtggtgagtatgttgatggcggaTTCAATGAGTATTGTGCAGttctgggtatcagaatggagaagaccattcctgggacaccacagcaaaatggagttgctgagtgTATGAATAggaccattaatgagcgtgctagaagcatgaggttgcacgccggactaccacccactttctgggcagacgCAGTCAGtactgccgtttatttgataaacagagggctaTCAGTTCTACTGAATTGTGGATTGCTTGAGGAGGTTtagagcgggaaagaggttaagttttctcaccttaaaacttttggttatctttcttatgtgcttgttgattctgatgctcgtagtaagcttgaggctaagttaaagaaatgatatttcattggctatggagacgaggcatttggctatcgtttctgggatgatcagggtcggaaaatcataagaagcaggaatgtgattttcaatgagaaaatgatgtacaaggataagtctagtacagcttctgtagtagctcatcaggagtccgagtttgtaagattggatgacctaccaaaggtcacagtgcagtgtagagatgtgagtgacggggagagtgggtccagtgcacccattcctattattccgtaggcagtttcagaaccgtccactccaacagttgcagttcgcaggtcagttaggactatacgtcctctacaacgtttctcacctactttgaattacattctgttgacagatggtggagaaccgcagagctacgaagaaaccttgcaagatgaaaattctagcaagtgagagctggccatgaaagatgagatggattccctgttagagaatcagacatgggagttgacagaacttccattagggaagaaggcattacacaacaagtgggtatACCGGGTGAAAattgagcatgatggcagtaaaaggtacaaggctagacttgttgtaaaagattttcagcaaaagcagggtattgattactctgagatcttttctcctgtggtgaagatcacaactatcaggatggtactggctatggttgctactgaagatttatttcttgagcagttagatgtgaagacagcttttcttcatggagaccttgaagaagacatttacatgcaccagcctgaggggtttgtggtacagggaaaggaaggttcagtttgcagactgaagaagagcttgtatggcctgaagcaagctcctagacagtggtacaagaaatttgacaacttcatgcacagtgcaaggtatattagatgtcaggcagatcactgttactatgtcaggcattttgacaattcttacattattttgctattgtatgtggatgacatgcttattgcaggggctagtattgatgagatcaataatctgaagaagcagatgtcagagcactttgcaatgaaggatttgggagctgcaaagcaaattcttggcatgagaattgtcagagacagagtcagaggtacgttgagactctcacaggctgagtatgtgaaaaaggtactcagcaggttcaatatagacaaggccaaaccagttagcacacccttgggaagtcacttcagactcagcaagaatcagtcaccagagtcagaggaggaacaagattacatgagtaaggttccttatgccttagctattggttcacttatgtatgctatg
This Carya illinoinensis cultivar Pawnee chromosome 11, C.illinoinensisPawnee_v1, whole genome shotgun sequence DNA region includes the following protein-coding sequences:
- the LOC122281947 gene encoding uncharacterized protein LOC122281947; translation: MGSLFPLTFIILSWASSASIKSEAQEIKSAHVLDLYIRDYTFKAYHKHFRTGTLHTVHLPSNLSGIRVDMVRFRCGSLRRYGAQVKEFHLNIGVTVHSCVERVMIVRQNLGYNWSSTFYANYDISGYQLVSPVLGLLAYNAGSNMNFSNPFELEILAGEKPITVDFSNTTKLAEIQGNIPYCASFESDGKVTLANQVSPYVCVARRHGHFGLVIETPPELLRKKISRWKVVVGSSVGAALGAFLLGLLLVALFVKVKKKSRMEEMERRAYEEEALQVSMVGHVRAPTAAVTRTLPTIEHEYVHPNQGFVHFRL